The following are encoded in a window of Streptomyces sp. 11x1 genomic DNA:
- a CDS encoding FadR/GntR family transcriptional regulator encodes MSLTDKAIDRIRELISTGALPPGSKLPPEPDLAAQLGLSRNLAREAVKALAVARVLEVRRGDGTYVTSLQPSLLLEGLGGAVELLQGDAVALQDLMEVRRLLEPMATTLAATRISDDQLAEVKRHLDAMREARDDVERLNAHDVAFHRAVVSATGNETLLALLEGISGRTLRARIWRGLVDGKAADRTVAEHEAIFDALASRDAALSQAAALLHVSNTEQWLREHLRAGEALPSGTTART; translated from the coding sequence GTGTCGCTGACGGACAAGGCCATCGACCGGATCCGCGAGCTGATCAGCACCGGCGCCCTGCCGCCGGGCTCGAAGTTGCCTCCGGAGCCTGACCTGGCCGCCCAGCTGGGACTGTCCCGCAACCTCGCCCGGGAGGCCGTCAAGGCGTTGGCCGTGGCGAGGGTCCTGGAGGTCCGGCGGGGCGACGGCACGTATGTGACCAGCCTGCAGCCCAGCCTGCTCCTGGAGGGGCTCGGCGGCGCGGTGGAGTTGCTGCAGGGTGACGCGGTAGCCCTGCAGGACCTGATGGAGGTACGGCGGCTCCTCGAACCGATGGCCACGACACTCGCCGCCACTCGGATCTCCGACGACCAACTGGCCGAGGTGAAGCGGCACCTGGACGCCATGCGCGAGGCCCGCGACGACGTCGAGCGACTCAACGCCCATGACGTAGCCTTCCACCGGGCCGTCGTCTCGGCCACGGGCAACGAGACCCTCCTCGCCCTCCTGGAGGGGATCTCCGGCCGTACCCTGCGCGCCCGCATCTGGCGCGGTCTGGTCGACGGCAAGGCGGCGGACCGCACCGTCGCCGAGCACGAGGCGATCTTCGACGCCCTCGCCAGTCGTGACGCCGCCCTCAGCCAGGCCGCCGCGTTGCTGCACGTGAGCAACACGGAGCAGTGGCTGAGGGAACACCTGCGCGCCGGCGAAGCCCTGCCTTCCGGGACGACCGCGCGGACGTGA
- a CDS encoding expansin EXLX1 family cellulose-binding protein has translation MGTTVALTAVSVLAYLLMGSSPDHTTDAGPAAASPRATTQKKAATAAESGVPSTTASPSGSPSPKASPTTTTAKPSPKDTPRPPREASTTPPSAGRIKPNTTHQGVATAYKAGVGDGACLFGPSPDLMVAAMNTTDYETSKACGAYVLVRAANGKSVTVRITNECPLPCAPGQIDLSEQAFAELADLKLGRLAITWSLVSPSTAGTISFRYKTGSSQYWCAIQAINHRNPVTGLEVRTAGGWRQLPRTAYNYFISADGSGCGGAIRITDIYGEQLTVSGLTVRPNVVQPTQVQFARH, from the coding sequence ATGGGCACCACGGTGGCGTTGACCGCCGTGAGCGTTCTCGCCTACCTGCTCATGGGATCGTCACCCGACCACACCACGGATGCGGGACCTGCCGCGGCCTCCCCCCGCGCCACCACACAGAAGAAGGCGGCCACCGCCGCCGAGTCAGGCGTTCCGAGCACCACGGCGAGCCCGAGCGGCTCCCCCAGCCCGAAGGCCTCCCCGACCACCACGACAGCCAAGCCCTCGCCCAAGGACACCCCGCGGCCCCCGCGGGAGGCGTCCACCACGCCTCCGTCAGCAGGACGGATCAAGCCCAACACGACCCACCAGGGCGTCGCCACCGCCTACAAGGCCGGAGTCGGGGACGGCGCCTGTCTCTTCGGCCCGAGCCCCGACCTCATGGTCGCGGCCATGAACACCACCGACTACGAGACGTCCAAGGCATGCGGCGCGTACGTTCTCGTCCGCGCCGCCAACGGCAAGTCCGTCACGGTGCGGATCACCAACGAGTGCCCCCTGCCCTGCGCACCCGGACAGATCGACCTCAGCGAACAGGCCTTCGCGGAACTCGCCGACCTCAAGCTCGGCCGACTTGCCATCACCTGGAGCCTGGTGAGCCCCAGCACGGCCGGCACGATCTCCTTCAGGTACAAGACCGGGTCCAGCCAATACTGGTGTGCCATCCAGGCGATCAACCACCGGAATCCGGTCACCGGTCTGGAGGTCCGCACCGCGGGCGGCTGGCGGCAACTGCCCCGCACCGCCTACAACTACTTCATCTCCGCCGACGGCAGCGGGTGCGGCGGAGCGATCAGAATCACCGACATCTACGGCGAACAGCTCACCGTCTCGGGACTCACGGTGCGGCCGAACGTCGTCCAGCCCACCCAGGTCCAGTTCGCCCGACACTGA
- a CDS encoding alpha-L-fucosidase: protein MSTSPLSRRSLLKAATLVGGAVAVGLPQALWPATASAYSLPSKLDWWYQARFGMFIHFGSYSYLGDGEWAFSDKGWSKADWQNQVTTPFNPTNFNAAQIAQLAQNAGMKYRVITAKHHEGYAMWDSNVAGFKDVTGTKQYNLRDYNNFQPDLLAELRTECLNRGIKFGLYYSIMDWNHPSQTCTPATGPRPWPPRPPAPATSTT from the coding sequence ATGTCCACCTCGCCGCTCAGCAGACGCTCCCTTCTCAAGGCCGCCACCCTCGTCGGAGGAGCCGTCGCCGTCGGGCTGCCGCAGGCCCTGTGGCCCGCCACCGCCTCGGCGTACTCGCTCCCCTCGAAGCTGGACTGGTGGTACCAGGCCAGGTTCGGGATGTTCATCCACTTCGGTTCCTACTCCTACCTCGGCGACGGTGAGTGGGCCTTCAGCGACAAGGGGTGGAGCAAGGCCGACTGGCAGAACCAGGTGACCACGCCGTTCAACCCGACCAACTTCAACGCAGCCCAGATCGCCCAGCTGGCCCAGAACGCCGGCATGAAGTACCGCGTGATCACCGCCAAGCACCACGAGGGCTACGCGATGTGGGACTCCAACGTCGCCGGCTTCAAGGACGTCACCGGCACCAAGCAGTACAACCTGCGCGACTACAACAACTTCCAGCCCGATCTGCTGGCAGAGCTGCGGACCGAGTGCCTGAACCGGGGCATCAAGTTCGGGCTCTACTACTCGATCATGGACTGGAACCACCCCTCCCAGACGTGCACCCCAGCAACTGGTCCACGTCCATGGCCTCCGCGACCGCCCGCACCGGCTACATCAACGACATGA
- a CDS encoding RICIN domain-containing protein, whose protein sequence is MAGPLGAPNNHLPNRNSGKCADVWFESTADGAAVNSGNCNSGANQQWVPTAVGSNHQLVNVNSGKCLQISGASGPTARWPSSRPAPEPRTNCGRGPR, encoded by the coding sequence ATGGCCGGTCCGCTCGGCGCCCCGAACAACCACCTGCCGAACCGCAACAGCGGCAAGTGCGCGGACGTCTGGTTCGAGAGCACCGCCGATGGGGCAGCGGTGAACTCCGGCAACTGCAACTCCGGCGCCAACCAGCAGTGGGTGCCCACCGCCGTGGGCTCGAACCACCAACTGGTCAACGTCAACAGCGGCAAGTGCCTGCAGATCTCCGGAGCCTCAGGGCCAACGGCGCGGTGGCCGTCCAGTCGACCTGCACCGGAGCCCCGCACCAACTGTGGACGAGGACCGCGGTGA
- a CDS encoding RICIN domain-containing protein, with amino-acid sequence MAGGSTANGAALEQSTCASGANQQWMVV; translated from the coding sequence GTGGCAGGGGGGTCCACTGCCAACGGGGCGGCCCTGGAGCAGTCGACCTGCGCCTCCGGCGCCAACCAGCAGTGGATGGTCGTCTGA
- a CDS encoding response regulator transcription factor: MSWEPAGPGSGPEPVRVLVVDDQRLIRDGIASLLSVRPGIDIVGTAVDGRDAVAKTLELRPDVVLMDVRMPELDGVEAVAVLRGRVPRCRVVMLTTFDDEEYVVQALRAGASGYLLKDLPADDLAQAVRLAHAGVTQLDSSVAHRLTDSLASSTSSASSTSSSGPRPEVPLSPREIDILRLVAHGHTNREIAARLYLSEGTVKNHVSRILGRLALRDRTQAAVRARDLGLL; the protein is encoded by the coding sequence ATGAGCTGGGAGCCCGCGGGGCCGGGGTCGGGGCCGGAGCCTGTGCGGGTGCTGGTCGTGGATGATCAGCGGCTCATTCGGGACGGCATCGCCTCGCTGCTCTCCGTCCGGCCGGGTATCGACATCGTCGGCACCGCCGTCGACGGCCGCGACGCCGTGGCCAAGACGCTCGAACTGCGACCCGACGTGGTCCTGATGGACGTCCGCATGCCGGAGCTCGACGGCGTCGAGGCGGTCGCCGTCCTGCGAGGCAGGGTGCCGCGATGCCGTGTGGTGATGCTGACGACCTTCGACGACGAGGAGTACGTAGTCCAGGCCCTGCGCGCCGGAGCGAGCGGTTACCTCCTCAAGGACCTGCCGGCGGACGACCTCGCCCAGGCGGTCCGGCTGGCGCACGCCGGTGTCACCCAGCTCGACTCCTCGGTGGCCCACCGCCTCACCGACTCCCTGGCCTCCTCGACGTCCTCGGCCTCTTCCACCTCCTCCTCCGGCCCGCGCCCCGAAGTCCCGCTCAGCCCACGCGAGATCGACATTCTCCGGCTGGTGGCGCACGGGCACACCAACCGGGAGATCGCCGCCCGGTTGTATCTGAGCGAGGGCACCGTGAAGAACCACGTCTCCCGCATCCTCGGCCGCCTCGCACTGCGCGACCGCACCCAGGCCGCGGTGCGAGCCCGGGACCTCGGCCTGCTGTGA
- a CDS encoding sensor histidine kinase, which translates to MAGSVPVRWVAPLLYGAVLVSGLYYAAADLDDGPGPPLWRTVGFGAALAALFALEQTVRRWPAARLPVMLVRAALIGAVVLLDASGLSQVLFVLLPFTAYFAFGAATALALAALCPAGLLTAYMVGPPGWYRDVDRVNDLLMLVVGLVLALAMAAVAVGEQRARHALEEYADRVAELSAAAERNRLARDLHDSLGHHLTAMSVQLEMASEFRTHDPEAAREAVDEARRSVTLALADVRQSVRVLRGEASRPALAADLAALAREGDARLRVTVEVSGPEDGYGTAELTTLYRAAQEAVTNARRHARASRVTVALRLADEGALLVVADDGRGFVPDAADAGYGLLGMRERVQLVAGTVHIDSSPGAGTRLTVTVPRGGTG; encoded by the coding sequence ATGGCGGGCAGTGTGCCGGTGCGGTGGGTGGCGCCGTTGCTGTACGGCGCGGTTCTGGTCAGCGGGCTGTACTACGCCGCGGCGGACCTGGACGACGGTCCCGGGCCACCGCTGTGGCGGACGGTCGGCTTCGGTGCGGCGCTGGCCGCGCTGTTCGCCCTGGAGCAGACCGTCCGGCGGTGGCCCGCCGCCCGGCTGCCGGTGATGCTGGTCCGGGCCGCCCTGATCGGTGCGGTGGTGCTCCTCGACGCCTCGGGACTCTCCCAGGTCCTGTTCGTACTGCTGCCGTTCACCGCCTACTTCGCCTTCGGCGCGGCGACCGCGCTGGCGCTGGCCGCGCTGTGTCCGGCCGGGCTGCTCACCGCGTACATGGTCGGCCCGCCCGGCTGGTACAGGGACGTGGACCGGGTGAACGACCTGCTGATGCTGGTCGTCGGGCTGGTGCTGGCGCTCGCCATGGCGGCCGTCGCCGTCGGCGAACAGCGCGCCCGGCATGCCCTGGAGGAGTACGCGGACCGGGTCGCGGAGCTGTCCGCCGCCGCCGAGCGCAACCGGCTCGCCCGGGACCTGCACGACAGTCTCGGCCATCATCTCACCGCGATGTCCGTGCAGTTGGAGATGGCGTCGGAGTTCCGCACCCACGATCCCGAGGCGGCCCGGGAGGCCGTGGACGAGGCGCGGCGCTCGGTGACCCTCGCGCTGGCCGACGTACGTCAGTCGGTGCGGGTGCTGCGCGGCGAGGCGTCGCGGCCCGCCCTGGCCGCCGACCTCGCCGCCCTGGCCCGCGAGGGCGATGCGCGGCTGCGGGTCACCGTGGAGGTGAGCGGCCCGGAGGACGGCTACGGGACGGCCGAGCTGACCACCTTGTACCGGGCGGCGCAGGAGGCCGTGACCAACGCGCGTCGGCACGCCCGGGCCTCCCGGGTGACGGTCGCGCTGCGGCTCGCGGACGAGGGGGCCCTCCTGGTCGTCGCCGACGACGGCCGGGGATTCGTCCCCGACGCGGCCGACGCGGGGTACGGTCTGCTGGGCATGCGGGAACGGGTGCAGCTGGTGGCGGGGACCGTACACATCGACAGCAGCCCCGGCGCCGGCACACGACTGACGGTGACCGTGCCCAGGGGAGGGACGGGATGA